From Pelodiscus sinensis isolate JC-2024 chromosome 23, ASM4963464v1, whole genome shotgun sequence:
agctcatgtgatctcctgggtggaacGTGGGGAGGAGTTACAGATCCCAGATCtccagggctgtgaggaaggAGAGATCATCAGACTAACCCACACAGGTGAGGCCTGTCTTCAATTCCAGTCAGATGGTGGAGATGAAGGCTTGGTTCTCCCTTTTGGGAAAAAGTTATGGGGAAGGAGGGTGAACTTAGCTCATGATTATTCAACCTCTccagccattctttgggtgtgttcCCCTTTCTGTTCCTCTTTTAGAGTtttctttcagctcagcacagggaatgactcctctctggattctctctctgtcccagcaggtgatgggacgCTAACAGAGACCCATGAgaagagtcttcagcaggaaggaccGAAGCAAATGGCTCCACATTGGATATTAGTGGGAAGATCTGAGGGGCATGTCTCTCAgagtcctgagcaaggagagaccTGTGAAAGTCAGTGTAGcccacaaaggcagcagggaaaccatttaggagagggacagggtaaatCCAGTCACAGAAGCAGAGGggtgaaaacaaacacagaaactgttcaacagaaaatcccccatcagcAGTTACCCTGCGCTTGCAGTGACCGTGCAATTCTTATTAAACATgtaagagcccacacaggagagaagcccttcaaatGCTCTGATTGTGGGGAAAACTTCAATGAAAGCTCAGACCTTGATAAACACAAGAGAGCCCACACAGGgaagaaacccttcagctgctccacttgtgggaaaagcttcagtgagaacTCAAATCTTGTTAGACATATGAGAATACACACAgaggagaaacccttcagctgctccgcctgtgggaaaagtttcaaggAGAGGTCAGACCTTGTTAAACATgaaagaacccacacaggagagaaacccttcagttgctcagactgtgggaaaagcttcagtcagagttcaAACCTTGTTGCACATAGGAGAACCCATACAGGAGAGAAACTTTTCAGCTGctctgtgggaaaaacttcagtgagAGCACACTCCTTGTTAAATataagagaacccacacaggggagaaacccttcagctgccctgactgtgggaaaagcttcagtcagagatcacaccttgttatccataggaaaACGCACACAGGGGATAaacacttcagctgctctgactgtgggaaaagcttcaaggaGAGGTCAGACCTTATTAAGCATGAAagaagccacacaggagagaaacccttcagatgctctgactgtgggaaaagctttagttGCAGCTCACACCGTATTGAACATTGGAGAAGCCACaaaggggagaaacccttcatctgctctgactgtgggaaatgcttcagtcgGCGCTCACACCTTATTGATCACCAGATAATACATACAAGAGAGACACCCCATAACTGCACCAATTGTggaaaaggcttcaaacacaggtcagaTTTTATTAAACATAgcagaacccacacaggggagaaaccctttagctgctctgactgtggaaaaagtttcagtcagagctcaaatctTGTTAGACAttggagaatccacacaggggagacaTCCTATAACCTGAGTTCCCTTTaagtcaggcctgggcaaaatatggcccgtgggccggatccaaCCCGCCAAGCCACAGGATCTGGCCCGCAGAAGCAGTGGGGAGCCCTAGACAGGCTCCCCTGCTTTCCCGCTGCCCCTCAAGCCACTTAgcaataggaatgttaaattcaatttaatcaactaatggactagttgatggaatttccatgaactggtcaataagcgggggagccACGGTGGGAttagctcccagccccgggagctaaccccgctgcagctttgccttttaaatgtattaagagccggcagGCTCATTAGCTAGCTTCCTGTAGCACCAGCTcctggttccccacccccacacatacacacactgcctctaatagaggcagcaaggtgggagggagcACCTAGTTGAGGGCctacttgactatctgataagattAAGCTTATGCTTTACTGTTTGCTTACACCCTGCCAGGTCCCATTTCCCTTTAAAACTATAATCCCGTTGGGGAGGTAGAAAACTTCAGGTGCTACCCCCACTCCTACCACAATACCATTATCTGGGTtctggacagaaactggccatgggagctgcctgtttaaataacaggcagccacaaagcaccacACCCTCACCCCTCTGGATCAGCTCAgctattcacacaagcacatatccaggcaagctggctgagaaacattttaagctctgtgcTCTGCAGATAGGCAGacttggctgctggctggtttgTCTCCTgtctagagcctgcctctggcattccagcccctcccttccacaaccctctgccctcccccccctcctgcccccttaccctctcccagatctggcaccccagtctcctgccccaggtcacaatcacctccctaccctaggtcacatcccaaaaccctgcatcccagttccctgccctaggtcacaaccacctccttcacccagactccctTCCAAACTCCattttccctcctgcaccctaatcgcTTACCtctagctcccttctgcacccaacctccatccccaatcctccaccttctccattaatatcatggaagagtgcgggccttgaccactttccaaaatcttggaatgacccccccatcaaaaattattgcctaccacTGCTTTAAGCTGTGTGGCCATGTGGCTGTTCTGCAGCCTATTCAATGCCATGTGAGTGCTTAGGGCTTTGCTGGGGAGAGATATGTCTACCCACTGATCTCAGCCCGGGCCCAGAGCTGCCTTGGCCAGAGGACAGTTGGCtatcccacagccccagccccagcgcttCCATAGCAGGGAGAGgtgtctccccaccccctttcacAGTAGCACCTGAACAGGGAGACAGAGTTCATGGAAGTCTTCTCTCCTGGATGTAGCCTTTCAGTGGCCTACATTCAATCCCCTCTCTCCTTGAGatcacacccccagctggagccctcaaccTTCCACATTTCAAACCTCTATTTCAGCCCTGaggccctcatccccagccccacccagagccagccctctCTCCTGCAACTGATCTCtttgccccaaccctgagcctccttTGCGCAATCCAAACTGCTGGTCCCCAGTCCTGCCACATTAACTTAGTTCTGTTTACCAATACGAAGATGGTATGTTGCATCTCACCAAATCCAAGCAGGTTCTTATGATCCCCAAAGATTGGCCACATTTCCAGGTCCATTTAGACCTTAGATCCTACCTAAAAGAGCATGCTGTACCactcctttagaatctaaaatcaaaAGATTTAtcaataaagaaagaaaatgttgagagtaaaattgttaaaggaaacaaattaCATATACCAGTTACAGTGTTCTTGGTGCCGGCTTGTAGTAGAGATGGAATAAACGGCTATCTTAAATATCTCTGGAGCACATCCTTTGTTAGGGTGGGTCATCAGTCCTTTTGGGCTCAATTTGTTGCAAAGATACTCCTGAAGTGATAAGCTAGAATGAAGACAAAGATAGAGGAACCCAAGGGCCATCTTTATACCCTTGTCCTTGtggagggaattccattgttctcTCTGTGCGAAAGTACCTCCaaaaatggagtttgtcacatgaccAAGTTACCTGTCCATGCACGACTCAGTCCTTTTAGATAAGTAGCTGTGTCTTATGTGCTGGTGTGAAGTTACACAACAAGTTTTCAGCTGTGGATTGGTACCACTTGAGCTGTATTTTCAGTCAAGTATTGTTATTCATTTGACTAGCAACTCTTTCACAATAGCTGGATGAAACCTGTTGATAATCTCCCAGAAACAAACATATGAAATATAAGTACTgagccaatactcataacttcaagtaaaaaatgatacatgcatacgaGTACAAAAAATATTCTAAAGACAAAAGTATCCATTATGATTCGTGCAACGTTATCATTCGTTGCAGtcagatgattttaaaaaacataaatttcacttatttcagatattttaacTTGAAATGTCATGGTGGTGTAAGTGTTGGGGTCCTAACCACTAAAGGAATTGTGGGGTGTGAAGAGGTGTTTCAAGTTttttgttaagtatcagaggggtagctgtgttagtctgaatctgcaaaagcaacgagtagtcctgtggcatcttagggtacgtctaaactacatggctccgtcgacggagcgatgtagatttgttgttttggcaaagggaaatgaagcggcgatttaaataatcgccgcttcatttaaatttacatggctgccgcgctgagccgacaaacagctgatcagctgtttgtccgctcagcacgctagtcttgacgctcccctgccgacatcaaagccctttgtcggcagccccggtaaacctcatcccacgaggaataacggggctgccgacaaagggctttgatgtcggcaggggagcgtccagactagcgcgctgagcagacaaacagctgat
This genomic window contains:
- the LOC102460921 gene encoding LOW QUALITY PROTEIN: uncharacterized protein LOC102460921 (The sequence of the model RefSeq protein was modified relative to this genomic sequence to represent the inferred CDS: inserted 1 base in 1 codon); amino-acid sequence: MSVSSSAHGLKSQRQEMAVAEPVTFKEVAVYFSEEEWALLDTSQRDLYWDVMQENYEAVSWLGFPISKAHVISWVERGEELQIPDLQGCEEGEIIRLTHTGDGTLTETHEKSLQQEGPKQMAPHWILVGRSEGHVSQSPEQGETCESQCSPQRQQGNHLGEGQGKSSHRSRGVKTNTETVQQKIPHQQLPCACSDRAILIKHVRAHTGEKPFKCSDCGENFNESSDLDKHKRAHTGKKPFSCSTCGKSFSENSNLVRHMRIHTEEKPFSCSACGKSFKERSDLVKHERTHTGEKPFSCSDCGKSFSQSSNLVAHRRTHTGEKLFSCXCGKNFSESTLLVKYKRTHTGEKPFSCPDCGKSFSQRSHLVIHRKTHTGDKHFSCSDCGKSFKERSDLIKHERSHTGEKPFRCSDCGKSFSCSSHRIEHWRSHKGEKPFICSDCGKCFSRRSHLIDHQIIHTRETPHNCTNCGKGFKHRSDFIKHSRTHTGEKPFSCSDCGKSFSQSSNLVRHWRIHTGETSYNLSSL